A window of the Vigna angularis cultivar LongXiaoDou No.4 chromosome 3, ASM1680809v1, whole genome shotgun sequence genome harbors these coding sequences:
- the LOC108326688 gene encoding phosphate transporter PHO1 isoform X1 yields MVKFSKELEAQLIPEWKEAFVNYWQLKKQIKRIKLSRLPKQSHHHVKPNFGLSIFDSFRFFLHKIANSLSDSDHHDLNIIQVRKKTTKDSEEEIYETELAQLFSEEDEVRVFFVSLDEELNKVNQFYRKQESEFLERGETLNKQLQILLDLKQIISDRRRKNSPSKPYSTGTSPQYSPTRDSEYSVCAENFGDSDETTSEVSQTDEVITTLEKNGISFVNSATRAKTKRGKPKMAMRIDVPATNPTRAITAITSMLWEDLVNNPTGDFVHKRKLQCAEKMIRSAFVELYKGLGLLKTYSSLNMVAFTKILKKFDKVSCQKASANYLKEVKRSHFVSSDKVVRLMDEVESIFTKHFANNDRKKAMKFLRPQQHKDSHMVTFLVGLSTGCFVSLFSVYAILAHLCAIFSPGKEPAYMETVYPVFSVFALLSLHLFLYGCNLFMWKNTRINYNFIFEFSPSTALKHRDAFLMSTTLMTTVVGAMVLHLLLRAADFSPTQIDAIPGVLLLFYIALLICPFDIFYRPTRYCFLRVIRNIVCSPFYKVLLVDFFMADQLTSQIPLLRHLEISGCHIFARVFKTHHSEACHSGRLYTELTYIISFLPYYWRALQCVRRYLDDGDVNHLANMGKYVSAMVAAGARVTYSRKNDHLWFAIVLITSMVATVYQLYWDFVKDWEFLKPDSINPWLRDELILKNKSIYYMSIVLNFVLRVTWVETILHFKVGHVQSRLLEFLLAALEVIRRGHWNFYRLENEHLNNVGHYRAVKTVPLPFRETDSD; encoded by the exons ATGGTGAAGTTCTCAAAGGAACTCGAAGCTCAACTCATTCCAGAATGGAAGGAGGCCTTCGTCAACTACTGGCAGCTCAAGAAGCAGATAAAGAGAATCAAACTATCAAGACTTCCCAAACAATCCCACCACCATGTCAAACCTAACTTTGGCCTCTCCATTTTCGATTCTTTTCGCTTCTTTCTCCACAAAATAGCTAACAGCCTCTCAGATTCCGACCACCATGACCTCAACATCATTCAG GTGAGGAAGAAAACCACAAAGGACAGTGAAGAAGAAATCTATGAGACCGAGCTTGCGCAGTTGTTTTCCGAGGAGGATGAG GTACGAGTGTTTTTTGTGAGTCTGGATGAAGAGCTGAACAAGGTGAACCAATTTTACCGGAAACAAGAGAGTGAGTTTCTAGAGAGAGGAGAAACCCTGAACAAGCAGCTTCAGATTTTGCTTGACCTCAAGCAAATTATCAGTGACCGTCGCCGGAAAAATTCTCCGTCGAAGCCATATAGCACCGGAACATCCCCTCAATATTCTCCAACCCGAGATTCTGAATATTCCG TTTGTGCAGAAAATTTTGGAGATTCAGATGAAACAACTTCAGAAGTTTCACAAACGGATGAGGTAATCACAACATTGGAGAAAAACGGTATAAGTTTTGTTAATTCAGCAACGAGGGCGAAGACGAAGAGGGGAAAACCTAAAATGGCAATGAGAATTGATGTTCCAGCCACTAATCCAACTAGGGCCATTACAGCCATCACTAGCATGCTGTGGGAGGATTTGGTGAACAATCCAACTGGGGATTTCGTTCACAAGAGAAAGCTCCAATGTGCTGAGAAAATGATTAGAAGTGCTTTTGTGGAGCTTTATAAAGGCCTTGGCCTACTCAAAACTTACAg TTCACTGAATATGGTagcatttacaaaaatattaaagaaatttgACAAG GTATCTTGTCAGAAAGCTTCtgcaaattatttaaaagaagtGAAGAGGTCCCATTTCGTTAGTTCTGACAAG GTTGTTAGAttaatggacgaagtggaatcCATATTCACCAAGCACTTTGCCAACAACGATAGGAAAAAGGCAATGAAATTTCTAAGACCCCAACAACATAAAGATTCTCATATGGTCACCTTCCTTGTCG GGTTATCTACAGGATGTTTTGTATCCTTGTTTTCTGTATACGCAATTTTGGCCCATTTGTGCGCTATATTTTCCCCTGGTAAAGAGCCAGCTTATATGGAAACAGTCTACCCCGTTTTCAG TGTGTTTGCGCTGTTAAGCCTGCACTTGTTTTTGTATGGATGTAACCTGTTCATGTGGAAGAATACAAGAATCAATTACAATTTCATATTTGAGTTCTCTCCAAGCACAGCACTAAAGCACAGAGATGCATTTCTGATGAGCACTACCTTAATGACAACTGTGGTTGGGGCAATGGTCTTACATCTGCTTCTAAGGGCTGCTGACTTTTCTCCTACCCAAATTGATGCCATTCCTGGGGTTCTTCTTCTG TTTTACATAGCACTGCTCATTTGCCCGTTTGACATATTTTATCGTCCCACACGTTACTGCTTTCTCCGGGTTATTCGCAACATAGTATGTTCTCCCTTTTATAAG GTTCTGCTTGTAGACTTTTTTATGGCCGATCAACTCACTAGCCAG ATTCCATTGCTAAGGCATTTGGAAATTTCTGGTTGTCACATTTTTGCTAGAGTTTTCAAAACACACCACTCTGAGGCCTGTCATTCAGGAAGATTGTACACGGAATTAACTTACATCATCTCATTTTTACCGTATTATTGGCGTGCTTTGCAG TGCGTGAGACGGTATCTAGATGATGGTGATGTGAACCATTTGGCTAACATGGGTAAGTATGTTTCGGCAATGGTGGCAGCTGGGGCTAGAGTTACCTACAGCAGGAAAAATGATCATCTATGGTTTGCTATAGTGTTAATCACTTCTATGGTGGCCACAGTGTATCAACTTTACTGGGATTTTGTCAAGGACTGGGAATTTCTTAAACCCGATTCCATAAATCCATGGCTCAGAGATGAactaattttaaagaataaaagcaTATACTATATGTCTATT GTCTTGAATTTTGTGCTGAGAGTGACATGGGTGGAGACTATATTGCACTTCAAAGTGGGGCATGTGCAATCACGACTGCTAGAATTTTTGTTAGCAGCACTTGAGGTTATTAGAAGAGGGCATTGGAATTTCTACAG GTTGGAGAATGAGCATCTAAATAACGTTGGTCATTACCGGGCAGTGAAGACAGTTCCACTTCCATTTCGAGAGACAGACTCCGACTGA
- the LOC108326688 gene encoding phosphate transporter PHO1 isoform X2 — protein sequence MVKFSKELEAQLIPEWKEAFVNYWQLKKQIKRIKLSRLPKQSHHHVKPNFGLSIFDSFRFFLHKIANSLSDSDHHDLNIIQVRKKTTKDSEEEIYETELAQLFSEEDEVRVFFVSLDEELNKVNQFYRKQESEFLERGETLNKQLQILLDLKQIISDRRRKNSPSKPYSTGTSPQYSPTRDSEYSENFGDSDETTSEVSQTDEVITTLEKNGISFVNSATRAKTKRGKPKMAMRIDVPATNPTRAITAITSMLWEDLVNNPTGDFVHKRKLQCAEKMIRSAFVELYKGLGLLKTYSSLNMVAFTKILKKFDKVSCQKASANYLKEVKRSHFVSSDKVVRLMDEVESIFTKHFANNDRKKAMKFLRPQQHKDSHMVTFLVGLSTGCFVSLFSVYAILAHLCAIFSPGKEPAYMETVYPVFSVFALLSLHLFLYGCNLFMWKNTRINYNFIFEFSPSTALKHRDAFLMSTTLMTTVVGAMVLHLLLRAADFSPTQIDAIPGVLLLFYIALLICPFDIFYRPTRYCFLRVIRNIVCSPFYKVLLVDFFMADQLTSQIPLLRHLEISGCHIFARVFKTHHSEACHSGRLYTELTYIISFLPYYWRALQCVRRYLDDGDVNHLANMGKYVSAMVAAGARVTYSRKNDHLWFAIVLITSMVATVYQLYWDFVKDWEFLKPDSINPWLRDELILKNKSIYYMSIVLNFVLRVTWVETILHFKVGHVQSRLLEFLLAALEVIRRGHWNFYRLENEHLNNVGHYRAVKTVPLPFRETDSD from the exons ATGGTGAAGTTCTCAAAGGAACTCGAAGCTCAACTCATTCCAGAATGGAAGGAGGCCTTCGTCAACTACTGGCAGCTCAAGAAGCAGATAAAGAGAATCAAACTATCAAGACTTCCCAAACAATCCCACCACCATGTCAAACCTAACTTTGGCCTCTCCATTTTCGATTCTTTTCGCTTCTTTCTCCACAAAATAGCTAACAGCCTCTCAGATTCCGACCACCATGACCTCAACATCATTCAG GTGAGGAAGAAAACCACAAAGGACAGTGAAGAAGAAATCTATGAGACCGAGCTTGCGCAGTTGTTTTCCGAGGAGGATGAG GTACGAGTGTTTTTTGTGAGTCTGGATGAAGAGCTGAACAAGGTGAACCAATTTTACCGGAAACAAGAGAGTGAGTTTCTAGAGAGAGGAGAAACCCTGAACAAGCAGCTTCAGATTTTGCTTGACCTCAAGCAAATTATCAGTGACCGTCGCCGGAAAAATTCTCCGTCGAAGCCATATAGCACCGGAACATCCCCTCAATATTCTCCAACCCGAGATTCTGAATATTCCG AAAATTTTGGAGATTCAGATGAAACAACTTCAGAAGTTTCACAAACGGATGAGGTAATCACAACATTGGAGAAAAACGGTATAAGTTTTGTTAATTCAGCAACGAGGGCGAAGACGAAGAGGGGAAAACCTAAAATGGCAATGAGAATTGATGTTCCAGCCACTAATCCAACTAGGGCCATTACAGCCATCACTAGCATGCTGTGGGAGGATTTGGTGAACAATCCAACTGGGGATTTCGTTCACAAGAGAAAGCTCCAATGTGCTGAGAAAATGATTAGAAGTGCTTTTGTGGAGCTTTATAAAGGCCTTGGCCTACTCAAAACTTACAg TTCACTGAATATGGTagcatttacaaaaatattaaagaaatttgACAAG GTATCTTGTCAGAAAGCTTCtgcaaattatttaaaagaagtGAAGAGGTCCCATTTCGTTAGTTCTGACAAG GTTGTTAGAttaatggacgaagtggaatcCATATTCACCAAGCACTTTGCCAACAACGATAGGAAAAAGGCAATGAAATTTCTAAGACCCCAACAACATAAAGATTCTCATATGGTCACCTTCCTTGTCG GGTTATCTACAGGATGTTTTGTATCCTTGTTTTCTGTATACGCAATTTTGGCCCATTTGTGCGCTATATTTTCCCCTGGTAAAGAGCCAGCTTATATGGAAACAGTCTACCCCGTTTTCAG TGTGTTTGCGCTGTTAAGCCTGCACTTGTTTTTGTATGGATGTAACCTGTTCATGTGGAAGAATACAAGAATCAATTACAATTTCATATTTGAGTTCTCTCCAAGCACAGCACTAAAGCACAGAGATGCATTTCTGATGAGCACTACCTTAATGACAACTGTGGTTGGGGCAATGGTCTTACATCTGCTTCTAAGGGCTGCTGACTTTTCTCCTACCCAAATTGATGCCATTCCTGGGGTTCTTCTTCTG TTTTACATAGCACTGCTCATTTGCCCGTTTGACATATTTTATCGTCCCACACGTTACTGCTTTCTCCGGGTTATTCGCAACATAGTATGTTCTCCCTTTTATAAG GTTCTGCTTGTAGACTTTTTTATGGCCGATCAACTCACTAGCCAG ATTCCATTGCTAAGGCATTTGGAAATTTCTGGTTGTCACATTTTTGCTAGAGTTTTCAAAACACACCACTCTGAGGCCTGTCATTCAGGAAGATTGTACACGGAATTAACTTACATCATCTCATTTTTACCGTATTATTGGCGTGCTTTGCAG TGCGTGAGACGGTATCTAGATGATGGTGATGTGAACCATTTGGCTAACATGGGTAAGTATGTTTCGGCAATGGTGGCAGCTGGGGCTAGAGTTACCTACAGCAGGAAAAATGATCATCTATGGTTTGCTATAGTGTTAATCACTTCTATGGTGGCCACAGTGTATCAACTTTACTGGGATTTTGTCAAGGACTGGGAATTTCTTAAACCCGATTCCATAAATCCATGGCTCAGAGATGAactaattttaaagaataaaagcaTATACTATATGTCTATT GTCTTGAATTTTGTGCTGAGAGTGACATGGGTGGAGACTATATTGCACTTCAAAGTGGGGCATGTGCAATCACGACTGCTAGAATTTTTGTTAGCAGCACTTGAGGTTATTAGAAGAGGGCATTGGAATTTCTACAG GTTGGAGAATGAGCATCTAAATAACGTTGGTCATTACCGGGCAGTGAAGACAGTTCCACTTCCATTTCGAGAGACAGACTCCGACTGA